A single Bacillus horti DNA region contains:
- a CDS encoding AimR family lysis-lysogeny pheromone receptor, with translation MLRTHILNQLDRKRIGQRNLAKIAGVSESTISRFLNDRDELNFESILKIVKFLFPEKEKEYIEEYATTQKSMNARYCMEYCMIHRLWHITEGIIATLYDSTNPLDREWARVYELELLRVNKRIEYGELLTELKRYYPKAIEVQILHTFVTAYAYYDMNKHSLLYDLLEGLDQQIEQVKSPFMRDCFNIRLGLLLNRYFLLQNKVEQAREYSYKVINQDVAEHVKGLAYLYLGESYLYEDYETGKAHIEKAYLIFVDTERAENARHAQQSLSFLQSYWKVDREFLLELDSDRAVVEYSHYLLGKDEKVEAKKMLDTIDVENLPDWDKGFFYYSLGLLEKHELAFHYSVKWFKKTENAFHLQLALHELKKMETNEVLLEILNL, from the coding sequence ATGCTAAGAACACATATTTTAAATCAGCTAGATAGAAAAAGAATAGGTCAGCGAAATTTGGCGAAAATTGCCGGCGTAAGTGAATCGACAATATCTAGATTCTTAAATGATAGGGACGAATTGAATTTTGAATCCATTCTTAAGATCGTGAAGTTTCTTTTTCCGGAGAAGGAAAAGGAGTATATAGAGGAGTACGCTACTACTCAAAAAAGCATGAACGCTCGTTACTGTATGGAGTATTGTATGATTCATAGGCTGTGGCACATTACAGAAGGTATTATTGCAACTCTTTATGATTCCACAAACCCTCTCGACCGTGAGTGGGCTAGGGTCTATGAGCTAGAGCTCTTACGAGTGAATAAAAGAATTGAATATGGTGAGCTTTTAACGGAGTTAAAGCGTTATTATCCCAAAGCGATTGAGGTACAGATTCTTCATACCTTTGTTACGGCATACGCTTATTATGATATGAATAAGCACAGTCTTCTGTATGATTTATTAGAAGGGCTTGACCAGCAAATTGAACAAGTAAAGAGTCCATTTATGAGAGATTGCTTTAATATTCGCCTCGGTCTGCTTTTGAATCGTTATTTCCTATTACAAAATAAGGTTGAACAGGCTAGAGAATATAGTTATAAGGTGATTAATCAGGATGTAGCTGAGCATGTTAAAGGCCTAGCTTATTTATATTTAGGTGAATCTTATCTATATGAGGATTACGAAACAGGTAAAGCTCATATTGAGAAAGCTTATTTAATCTTTGTGGACACAGAAAGAGCAGAGAATGCAAGACATGCACAGCAATCGTTGTCCTTCTTGCAGTCCTACTGGAAGGTTGATCGAGAATTTCTTCTGGAGCTAGATTCTGATCGAGCGGTTGTTGAATACAGCCATTATTTGCTTGGTAAAGATGAAAAGGTTGAAGCTAAAAAAATGTTGGATACAATAGACGTTGAAAACTTACCTGATTGGGATAAGGGCTTCTTTTACTATAGTCTTGGATTATTGGAAAAGCATGAGCTTGCCTTCCATTACTCTGTGAAATGGTTTAAGAAGACGGAAAATGCGTTTCATCTCCAATTAG